Proteins found in one Malassezia vespertilionis chromosome 5, complete sequence genomic segment:
- a CDS encoding uncharacterized protein (TransMembrane:11 (i112-129o149-167i179-201o207-228i240-260o272-295i316-335o355-373i385-405o425-447i454-472o); COG:U; EggNog:ENOG503NUD0): protein MAEQDTPPRDGGVFGNDVFAVPPDQGSVDAGVFFGERARVDLCSRAKSAAGPPRAKRASRPARQGANRSSAPQLHRGNVPDMMSWSMHIEAVNEETPLISLRTGHQRKRRKAVALLVLYASLFIMALSVSLDSMSFTLYLNYACSEFNALSSMGTVMIVQQLVRAVAKPPFARLSDLLGRILTLVLVLVLYALGYAVMASAASFNMLLWGMIIQSFGMTGVQVLLSIIIADTTSVQWRGLLIATVNVPYLVNFALTGPLVEFVLRTSGWRFGLALWVAVVPISALPLLITLFVGYRRALQMGTGERAPPSTNVLREMDLLGMGLFSSALTLILLPMSLGGLKSYDRYWSTGNVELIGGLVLLCVFGVWETYASSPFLPYKALSNFTILAVCLIAALDFSGFYLSWTYLAPFIMILKDWNQMRTAFFVSAQNVTSTLTGILVGMVMAYTRRLKHLMVVGFAVRILGVALMIHYRSMGHAAITLVFCQILQGIGGGSVAVTTQVAAQVAAPPSKVAVVTAFELLTTEVGAAFGSALASAVFTSLLPRALEKHLPYMPHTELDRIEGDLSVVLQYPYGSVERTDITLAWADVMRVLCIVSCFVQLPGLLIAFCVPNMDLHDQQTGARPQNDAQPLAKAPSLRRDAGPVHVHTPPWHANESRPGTPVSYA from the coding sequence ATGGCGGAGCAAGACACGCCACCGCGTGATGGGGGCGTTTTTGGCAATGACGTATTTGCCGTACCACCAGACCAAGGATCGGTAGACGCGGGCGTCTTTttcggcgagcgcgcgcgcgtagATCTGTGTTCACGCGCGAAATCGGCTGCGGGTCcgccgcgtgcaaagcgtgcgtcgcggccagcgcgccaaggcgcgaaCCGATCCAGTGCGCCACAGCTCCATAGAGGCAATGTGCCGGATATGATGAGCTGGAGCATGCATATTGAGGCGGTGAATGAAGAAACGCCGCTCATATCCCTGCGTACGGGGCaccagcgcaagcggcgaAAAGCggtggcgctgcttgtccTCTACGCTTCTCTGTTTATTATGGCGCTCTCTGTATCCCTTGACAGCATGTCGTTTACCTTGTACCTCAACTATGCGTGCAGCGAATTCAACGCGCTTTCGTCTATGGGCACGGTCATGATtgtccagcagctcgtTCGCGCCGTCGCAAAGCCGCCGTTTGCGCGGCTCTCTGACCTGCTTGGCCGCATCCTCACTTTGGTGCTCGTTTTGGTGCTATACGCACTGGGCTATGCGGTCATGGCGTCTGCTGCTTCGTTCAACATGCTTCTGTGGGGCATGATTATCCAGTCGTTTGGGATGACGGGCGTGCAGGTCCTGCTCTCCATCATCATTGCGGACACTACGTCTGTGCAGTGGCGCGGTCTGCTCATTGCCACCGTCAATGTCCCGTACCTGGTGAATTTTGCGCTCACCGGGCCGCTCGTCGAATTTGTTTTGCGCACCAGCGGCTGGCGCTTTGGCCTCGCACTCTGGGTCGCTGTCGTGCCCATTTCTGCGTTGCCGCTGCTCATCACTCTGTTCGTTGGCTACCGCCGTGCCCTGCAGATGGGCActggcgagcgcgcgcctccCAGCAccaatgtgctgcgcgagatggaTTTGCTGGGCATGGGCCTCTTTTCCAGTGCACTTACCCTCATTCTGCTGCCCATGTCCTTGGGCGGGCTCAAGAGCTACGATCGGTACTGGAGCACGGGAAATGTAGAGCTCATCGGGGGCCTTGTTTTGCTCTGCGTATTTGGCGTGTGGGAAACGTATGCATCCAGTCCTTTCCTTCCCTACAAGGCGCTCTCCAACTTTACCATACTCGCCGTGTGCCTgattgcagcgctcgacTTTTCCGGCTTCTATCTTTCCTGGACGTATCTCGCGCCGTTTATCATGATTCTCAAAGACTGGAATCAGATGCGCACCGCCTTTTTTGTCTCTGCACAAAACGTCACCTCCACGCTCACCGGGATTCTTGTTGGGATGGTGATGGCATATACACGCCGTCTTAAACACCTCATGGTCGTTGGGTTTGCCGTACGTATCCtgggcgtcgcgctcatGATCCACTACCGCTCTATGGGCCACGCCGCCATCACCCTCGTCTTTTGCCAGATCCTCCAAGGCATCGGCGGCGGGTCTGTCGCAGTTACCACCCAAGTcgcagcgcaagtcgcagcgccgccatcCAAGGTGGCTGTCGTCACGGCATTCGAGCTCCTCACCACCGAAGTAGGCGCAGCGTTCGGCTCCGCGCTCGCGAGCGCAGTCTTCACCTCGCTCCTTCCccgtgcgctggaaaagCATCTGCCCTACATGCCACACACGGAGCTCGACAGGATTGAAGGCGATCTTAGTGTCGTGCTGCAGTACCCGTACGGGTCCGTGGAAAGGACCGATATCACGCTGGCTTGGGCCGATGTCATGCGTGTCTTGTGCATTGTATCCTGCTTCGTCCAACTCCCTGGCCTGCTCATCGCATTCTGCGTGCCGAATATGGACTTGCACGACCAACAGACGGGCGCACGCCCCCAGAACGACGCACAGCCTCTCGCAAaagcgccgtcgctgcgccgcgacgccgGTCCAGTGCATGTACATACACCGCCGTGGCATGCAAACGAAAGCAGACCAGGCACGCCCGTGTCCTACGCATAG
- a CDS encoding uncharacterized protein (COG:S; EggNog:ENOG503P6EF): MAMRILPWLSVQPSIGEVLDDVRSGKVSTEEAWMTAHMGAPRLHTDGGVRLHRTDDRVTFQAAHPAFHVRGSGRNKFCVATASEMPIPLRATCVRIPVAAGTLPGADPAKETASVLALGRAGHVERYATGGADGRLYVGIWTHAAPFAAPIACRGHVADITSVRFFPSNEVVLSTSLDFSARIFSALDGSNPRTLTGHSGALHCSAMLGRGKSVVTGSSDGTVRVWDVGRGESVSVLDMQASSVQALEATDTLVAAALCNGTVQARDVRTAREALALTPPGSPLGGAGALDTLALCTASHRILTGSRSGVCTLYDLRDCTSPLAAWWRNGAGTCGLALDEASALVATADGLPYRIELSTMQVAEEFAGDVADV, encoded by the exons atggccatgCGAATCCTGCCCTGGCTCAGTGTCCAGCCGAGCAtcggcgaggtgcttgacgatgtgcgcagcggcaaagtGAGCACCGAAGAGGCATGGATGACGGCGCATAtgggtgcgccgcgcctccATACAGACGGCGGCGTACGGCTGCACCGCACCGACGACCGCGTCACATTtcaagcggcgcacccTGCATTCCATGTGCGTGGTAGCGGCAGGAACAAGTTCTGTGTAGCCACCGCGTCGGAGATGCCGATTCCTCTGCGTGCCACCTGCGTCCGCATTCCTGTCGCGGCAGGGACGCTGCCCGGCGCCGACCCTGCCAAAGAAACAGCGTCGGTGCTGGCGTTGGGGCGTGCGGGCCATGTCGAGCGCTACGccacgggcggcgcggacgGCCGTTTGTATGTGGGTATCTGGacacacgcagcgccgtttgccgcgccgatcgCGTGCCGTGGCCACGTTGCTGATATCACCAGTGTGCGCTTCTTTCCCAGCAACGAGGTGGTGCTCTCCACCTCGCTGGAtttcagcgcgcgcatatTTTCCGCACTGGACGGCAGCAATCCACGCACGCTCACCgggcacagcggcgcattgcattgcagcgcaatgcttGGCCGCGGTAAAAGTGTCGTGACGGGCAGCAGCGACGGGACGGTGCGGGTATGGGACGTTGGGCGCGGCGAAAGCGTCTCTGTGCTGGACATGCAAGCAAGCAGCGTACAAGCACTCGAAGCCACAGACACGCTCgtggccgccgcgctgtgcaacgGCACCGTCCAGGcccgcgacgtgcgcacggcgcgcgaagcCTTGGCCCTCACGCCCCCAGGCTCGCCActgggcggcgccggcgccttGGATACACTTGCGCTGTGTACGGCGTCGCACCGCATCCTCACCGgatcgcgcagcggcgtatGCACCCTGTACGACCTGCGCGATTGCACTtcgccgctcgctgcgtGGTGGAGAAATGGCGCAGGGACTTGTGGGCTAGCACTGGACGAGGCATCGGCGCTTGTGGCCACCGCCGACGGCCTCCCGTACCGCATAGAGCTATCCACCATGCAAGTCGCGGAGGAATTTGCGGG GGACGTGGCAGATGTATGA
- a CDS encoding uncharacterized protein (EggNog:ENOG503NW1I; COG:S; SECRETED:SignalP(1-21); TransMembrane:9 (n7-16c21/22o183-204i216-240o388-409i471-491o497-519i563-583o589-611i620-641o653-682i)), which yields MAGVRRLQWLLALFGVGLVTAHVMGLPANIAKVVPEDEELLFTSTISYCEPPQQFIVDNMDAVFHRNNGTLDFDIVAQSLPNNATLTVFADIYAYGEDFLATSIDLCKIGDGSLCPLPSYNFAGSGVYNIPDEYKEKLPGIVYKVPSLEVFGYLRLMRTGTAETLGCLQITFSNGLTTKTQRVVWATVVVIVVASALAVLCTLWTDSLSALQWRVLDILGTMHIVVMISMLTMITPAAYFDYSLNLAWTFGLIYIKSVQRSILSSREDTGSNDLQLEYGGLLEAKYSRLANLYPSLVLNAQKEPKNILSTNLLHTFLDADTDADTMLAKRKIYAPNTGPGGEMEKGGGSRKVALANEPISFSHTGIFHYAEGNDISPYSAFLTVLVNWLFVVCIALAVFGVVLVLWYLLGRRRASTYDPVSSEMEPVHDTKDLMKPTRQAFMMPLQRVKQRYPRKSPRTLARFYFQVVRPLSLRVYEAATTPLLILIFFQWAHSNSWVSQVSASVIFGVMVCIWLVTYVPIFSHVYRTRDPASLYYSCATSPWDTHSAAVRLGSPVHLYKPKYYWFVVVQLLCVIIRACFVAFPQGTDLLLRQAVGLLVLDVLLFIVLCVLRPYRDKMSMFVQCILTVFRVILWVVCIVLSTQVNIWGIPRAVLGFVLLGVSALAIVFIFFILLWDILACVFSRHQRWTTRYAESLSSAPGEANDREPSSHYKDQGNAADAAYHDANPTEAWQAPENQQHAPEVVLVPFPAQQSRHLLAHSENF from the coding sequence ATGGCGGGTGTACGTCGCTTGCAGTGGCTGCTGGCTCTCTTTGGCGTGGGGCTAGTCACTGCACATGTTATGGGACTGCCTGCAAACATTGCCAAAGTCGTTCCTGAAGATGAGGAGCTGCTGTTCACTTCGACTATTTCCTACTGCGAGCCGCCGCAGCAGTTTATTGTGGACAACATGGATGCCGTGTTCCACCGGAATAACGGGACACTGGACTTTGATATTGTAGCGCAATCGCTGCCCAATAATGCGACCCTTACTGTATTTGCAGATATTTATGCGTATGGCGAAGACTTTTTGGCCACCTCGATCGACTTGTGCAAGATCGGCGACGGCTCGCTTTGTCCGCTGCCCTCGTACAACTTTGCGGGGTCAGGCGTGTACAATATCCCGGATGAGTATAAAGAAAAGCTCCCGGGGATCGTGTACAAGGTGCCGAGTCTGGAAGTGTTTGGGTATTTGCGACTGATGCGAACCGGCACGGCGGAAACGCTCGGGTGTCTCCAAATCACCTTTTCGAATGGACTCACCACAAAGACGCAACGAGTGGTGTGGGCTACCGTGGTGGTCATTGTGGTGGCCTCCGCGCTTGCTGTGTTGTGCACGCTGTGGACCGATTCCTTGAGCGCCCTGCAGTGGCGTGTTTTGGACATTTTGGGGACGATGCACATCGTGGTCATGATATCCATGCTGACAATGATCACGCCTGCTGCTTACTTTGACTACTCACTCAACTTAGCGTGGACGTTTGGCCTGATCTACATCAAGTcggtgcagcgctccaTTCTCAGTTCCCGCGAAGACACAGGCAGCAACGACTTGCAGCTCGAGTATGGCGGGCTACTCGAGGCTAAGTACAGTCGCTTGGCTAACCTGTATCCTTCCTTGGTACTCAATGCGCAAAAGGAGCCAAAAAATATACTAAGTACCAATCTGCTGCACACCTTCCTCGACGCCGACACGGACGCGGATACCATGCTTGCCAAACGCAAGATTTATGCTCCGAATACAGGGCCGGGCGGTGAGATGGAGAAGGGGGGCGGATCGCGAAAAGTAGCGCTCGCCAACGAACCGATCAGCTTTAGCCACACGGGCATCTTCCACTACGCCGAGGGGAATGATATTTCGCCTTATAGCGCGTTCCTTACCGTCTTGGTCAACTGGTTGTTTGTcgtgtgcattgcgctggCCGTATTTGGAGTTGTTCTCGTGCTTTGGTACTTGTTGGGGCGTCGCAGGGCCTCGACGTACGACCCTGTGTCGTCTGAAATGGAGCCGGTGCACGATACAAAAGACCTCATGAAACCCACTCGGCAAGCGTTCATGATGCCGCTGCAAAGAGTTAAGCAGCGCTATCCACGAAAAAGTCCAAGGACGCTCGCGCGGTTCTATTTCCAAGTGGTACGGCCTCTTTCTTTGCGTGTGTACGAAGCGGCGACGACGCCTTTGCTTATTTTGATTTTCTTTCAATGGGCACACTCCAATTCGTGGGTGTCACAAGTGTCTGCGTCGGTCATCTTTGGCGTAATGGTCTGTATTTGGCTAGTTACCTACGTGCCCATTTTTTCCCATGTATACCGAACCAGAGACCCAGCCTCGCTGTACTACTCTTGCGCCACATCGCCGTGGGATACACACTCAGCAGCTGTGCGTCTCGGTTCGCCCGTGCATCTGTACAAGCCCAAATATTATTGGTTTGTCGTCGTTCAGCTGCTCTGCGTCATTATTCGCGCGTGCTTCGTCGCATTTCCGCAGGGAACTGATTTGTTGTTGCGGCAAGCAGTGGGCCTCTTGGTCCTCGACGTGCTCCTTTTTATCGTATTGTGCGTCTTGCGGCCGTACCGTGACAAAATGTCCATGTTTGTCCAATGCATTTTGACCGTCTTCCGGGTGATCTTGTGGGTGGTTTGCATTGTGCTCTCTACGCAAGTAAATATTTGGGGCATCCCCCGTGCAGTGCTTGGGTTTGTCCTCCTCGGTGTctcggcgctcgccatcgTTTTCATCTTCTTTATCCTTCTTTGGGACATTCTCGCCTGCGTCTTTTCACGCCACCAGCGCTGGACGACACGATACGCGGAATCGCTGTCCTCGGCGCCGGGTGAGGCAAATGATCGAGAGCCGTCGTCCCATTACAAGGATCAAGGCAAtgctgcagacgcagcaTATCACGATGCAAACCCCACCGAAGCATGGCAAGCTCCTGAAAACCAGCAACATGCGCCGGAAGTCGTTCTTGTGCCGTTTCCCGCCCAGCAATCCAGACATCTTCTTGCACATTCTGAAAACTTTTAA
- a CDS encoding uncharacterized protein (EggNog:ENOG503NW56; COG:I), which yields MEDPFPSLTSDPFPAPVPAAQTTRAPKKVETQPDVSSEDAFPSLNTLSTGSSSKQAGSAWVSSVPVIQRVTHQATVALNLGEEQLARLGQGLQRVQQKHRSVKVEASSTRKTGNTTFIIKGPTDQVVQQVKRELTALFARKVSISVLVPASLRAYVIGAGGKNVKSITEETGVKINIPPRSNQEATVSSEGPLLDEQVEVTIEGDQVNALQAQRMIEAIVAERTSKVTQRLADIDHMYYPFIAGTRNANLDLLVAGPGRGEVVVNIPPRGALLARNNPDDPEPSRQRDPAIVISGDREAVADVVGAIQAHVVDMKNKFRTLMINIPKRQHQFLTGDNAADILATSQCFVELPPIADPSDSVTIRGPQQQLPNALTAVIEKANSVHVQVVDLPALHAAGDAHARQLAQWLQPRISRDPNVQVYFPRAGAPPVVEIVGKDAGAVQQMRASVEDMARSVDPSCMRVVDIDPLAHGFIIGKKGQGLKAFESRGVDILVPPENSGRSDILLVLGRPAALPSDAAAKAAAATKLFDEAEQELKQSLATAADMRTMQIEVPAKYHRAIVGHDGTVLNAIIGEDRLMIVMGTSRDVRNKQYTAKPLTEDAILVRGSSEAVERAVDKIRAIAKDAEQDSIAHGHVEELLVPSSHVPHLIGRGGAGLIKLREELGVKIDVADQDEKTRRAPIPITITGRKECVLEAKNRLAEQSQRLADEVSVALQVPYALYGALIGQRGKYVTRLQDKYEVRINFGDVPLDAQAQDQPGEVTIRGAKKGVAEAKAELLELLDYEKNHNNGAQLSVPSKAFARVLGRGGATINQIRTDTGAQVDLERRGNADGLVRIRGTSDAVERAKSAIEEIIARVESEATHVLAIPARFHGALIGSGGQNLRELLVRAGGPTDAKSQSQCVRFPRSGQPSDEVSVCAHKELAARIALELEAECKRLEDRVMLGAIVPPNMHRQMIMRGGTRQSEWQTKHNVAVVVPNWREYADLGVPANLADLGEAEAATIVKVHGPCDAAKSIVEEINAAVHADAARKKTRAPRIDS from the coding sequence ATGGAAGATCCGTTTCCCAGTCTCACCAGTGACCCGTTTCcggcgcctgtgcctgcgGCACAgaccacgcgcgcgccaaagaagGTGGAGACGCAGCCCGACGTGTCCTCGGAGGATGCATTCCCCTCGCTCAACACGCTTTCCACGGGCTCGTCCAGCAAGCAGGCCGGGTCTGCGTGGGTAAGCAGTGTGCCTGTGATTCAGCGTGTGACGCACCAGGCAACCGTGGCGCTAAATCTGGGCGAGGAGCAGCTTGCCCGCTTGGGACAGGGcctgcagcgtgtgcagcaaaAGCACCGCAGTGTGAAGGTCGAAGCTAGCAGCACCCGCAAGACTGGCAATACGACATTTATCATCAAGGGCCCGACGGACCAGGTCGTGCAGCAGGTGAAGCGTGAGCTCACTGCTCtatttgcgcgcaaggtgTCCATCTCTGTCCTTGTTCCGGCCTCGCTGCGTGCCTATGTGATTGGTGCTGGGGGGAAGAACGTGAAGTCGATCACAGAAGAGACTGGCGTGAAGATCAACATACCGCCGCGGTCCAATCAGGAAGCTACTGTTTCCAGCGAGGGTCCACTGCTCGACGAGCAAGTCGAGGTGACGATTGAGGGCGACCAAGTCAATGCGCTCCAGGCGCAGCGGATGATAGAGGCGATTGTCGCCGAGCGTACCTCAAAGGtcacgcagcgcctcgcggaCATTGATCACATGTACTACCCGTTCATTGCCGGTACGCGCAATGCAAACCTAGACTTGCTCGTCGCTGGTCCCGGCCGCGGCGAGGTGGTTGTGAATATTCCtccgcgcggtgcgcttcttgcacGCAACAATCCGGATGACCCAGAACCAAGCCGACAGCGCGATCCTGCGATCGTAATCAGCGGAGATCGCGAGGCTGTGGCTGATGTCGTGGGCGCGATCCAAGCACACGTCGTGGACATGAAGAACAAGTTCCGCACGCTGATGATCAATATCCCCAAGCGGCAACACCAGTTCCTCACCGGCGACAATGCTGCGGATATCCTCGCCACGTCGCAGTGCTTTGTCGAGCTCCCGCCGATTGCCGATCCCTCCGACAGCGTTACGATCCGCGGCCCCCAGCAGCAACTCCCAAATGCACTGACTGCGGTGATCGAGAAGGCCAACTCTGTCCATGTCCAGGTGGTCGATTtgccggcgctgcacgccgccggcgacgcacacgcgcgccaGCTTGCCCAGTGGCTCCAGCCGCGCATCTCGCGCGACCCAAATGTGCAAGTTTACTTTCcccgcgccggcgctccGCCTGTCGTTGAGATCGTGGGCAAGGATGCGGGGGCGGTGCagcagatgcgcgcgagtgTCGAGGATATGGCGCGCTCAGTAGACCCAAGCTGTATGCGCGTCGTCGACATCGATCCCCTTGCGCACGGCTTTATCATTGGCAAAAAAGGCCAGGGCCTCAAGGCGTTTgagtcgcgcggcgtcgacaTTCTTGTCCCCCCCGAGAACTCGGGCCGCTCCGACATTCTTCTTGTCCTGGGCCGCCCCGCCGCTTTGCCGTCCGACgcggcggcaaaggcggcGGCCGCCACCAAGCTTTTTgacgaggccgagcaagagctcAAGCAAAGCCTTGCCACTGCCGCCGATATGCGCACCATGCAGATCGAAGTGCCTGCCAAGTATCACCGCGCGATTGTGGGGCACGACGGCACTGTGCTGAACGCCATCATCGGCGAAGACCGGCTCATGATTGTGATGGGCACGAgccgcgacgtgcgcaacaAACAGTACACTGCCAAGCCGCTCACCGAAGATGCCATTCTCGTCCGCGGCTCGAGCGAGGCTGTGGAACGTGCCGTCGACAAGATCCGCGCCATTGCCAAGGATGCTGAACAAGACAGCATTGCGCATGGCCACGTCGAAGAGCTGCTTGTCCCTTCGTCGCACGTCCCCCATCTTATTGGCCGTGGTGGAGCGGGCCTgatcaagctgcgcgaggagctggGCGTCAAGATCGACGTGGCAGACCAGGACGAGAagacacgccgcgctccaatCCCCATCACGATTACCGGCCGCAAGGAATGCGTACTCGAAGCCAAGAAccgcctcgccgagcagtcgcagcgcctcgccgacgAAGTTTCTGTTGCGCTCCAGGTCCCGTACGCGCTCTATGGCGCGCTCATCgggcagcgcggcaagtaCGTCACGCGGCTACAGGACAAGTACGAGGTGCGCATCAATTTTGGCGATGTCCCTCTTGACGCACAAGCCCAGGACCAGCCCGGCGAAGTGACGattcgcggcgcaaagaaaGGTGTTGCCGAGGCCAAGGCCGAGCTACTGGAGCTGCTTGATTATGAGAAAAACCACAACAATGGCGCACAGCTCAGCGTGCCTTCCAAGGCATTTGCACGCGTTCTTGGCcggggcggcgcgacgattAACCAAATTCGCACCGATACTGGCGCCCAGGTAGATTTagagcgccgcggaaaCGCAGACGGCCTCGTCCGTATCCGCGGCACGTCTGACGCTGTTgagcgcgccaagagcGCTATCGAGGAGATtattgcgcgcgtcgagtcCGAAGCCACGCATGTCCTCGCCATTCCTGCGCGCTTCCACGGCGCCTTGATTGGCAGTGGCGGCCAGAatctgcgcgagctgctcgtgcgTGCAGGCGGCCCCACGGACGCCAAGTCCCAGTCGCAGTGCGTGCGTTTCCCGCGCAGCGGTCAGCCCTCGGACGAGGTGAGtgtgtgcgcgcacaaagaactcgcagcgcgcattgccctagagctcgaggcggagtgcaagcgcctcgaggACCGCGTCATGTTAGGCGCCATCGTGCCGCCGAACATGCACCGGCAAATGATCATGCGTGGCGGCACGCGCCAGAGCGAGTGGCAGACCAAGCACAATGTTGCGGTCGTTGTGCCCAACTGGCGCGAATATGCAGATCTCGGCGTGCCCGCCAACCTCGCCGATTTGGGCGAGGCCGAGGCTGCAACGATAGTTAAGGTGCACGGACCTTGCGATGCTGCTAAGAGCATTGTAGAGGAAATCAATGCCGCGGTtcacgccgacgccgcgcgaaaaaagacgcgcgcgcctcgtaTCGACAGTTAG
- a CDS encoding uncharacterized protein (COG:V; EggNog:ENOG503NYNG): protein MRVALLVIDMQHDFIHGSPSQDDHPEDHISFADTHNTEPFQERCVAHPIIPEATLLQMMWPKHCVQNTKGAEIVPSVKKALQSKQASGTPVYYVRKGQDARIDYYSAFASQEYVRFTELSKLLHSQQPCPIDTVVVCGIATDYCVKNTAIDACKFGFRTQVANDCIRGVFDATSSAALREMQAYGCEMV from the exons ATGCGAGTGGCACTCCTCGTGATTGATATGCAGCACGACTTTATCCACGGGTCAC CGTCGCAGGACGACCATCCAGAAGACCACATTTCCTTTGCCGATACGCACAATACAGAACCGTTCCAggagcgctgcgtcgcacacCCCATTATACCCGAAGCAACCCTTTTGCAAATGATGTGGCCAAAGCATTGCGTACAAAACACGAAAGGCGCCGAGATCGTCCCCAGCGTCAAGAAAGCACTGCAATCCAAGCAGGCGTCCGGCACGCCGGTGTACTACGTCAGAAAAGGCCAAGATGCCCGCATAGACTATTATTCTGCCTTTGCATCACAAGAATACGTGCGATTCACCGAGTTGTCCAAGCTATTGCACAGCCAACAACCTTGTCCCATCGATACCGTTGTTGTGTGTGGCATTGCTACCGACTATTGTGTGAAAAATACCGCAATCGATGCGTGCAAGTTTGGTTTCCGGACGCAGGTCGCAAATGACTGCATACGCGGTGTTTTCGACGCTACgtcttctgcagcgctgcgcgaaatgcAGGCGTACGGTTGTGAGATGGTGTAA
- a CDS encoding protein-serine/threonine phosphatase (EggNog:ENOG503NY5Q; COG:T), with amino-acid sequence MPKKRIKSHSELSQHAARMPSMLRPIVDFLIGSRDSDSQSKSDEGNRAAPCESELHKIVASWKGVGLQSAIRDKGRIVPTRLQSQQVGEDAYFLKEDAIGIADGVGGWASCVRADPALFSRLLMHFCFSELNRLDTALVHEVATSDAEKTIAQWMQCDPIEVLQVAWERCVRASKREGIMGSSTALLAVLRGNELRVANMGDCVLMLIRDGRMLFRTSEQQHSFNFPVQLGMMDATAESVSIASALCMHRNAMIPDGGKDNELTDVTQTMRDLIYMYDHTSYDPKWDNPHDDAGNWSIKVQEGDIVIMASDGLLDNLFDEEILGEIRAVLAKYRIKEASDIVKEIDLPYSISKALCRAAKVTSEDPRVVVSPFQQQASEEGLYYAGGKNDDITVLSAVVAHAEYERV; translated from the coding sequence ATGCCGAAAAAACGGATTAAATCGCACTCCGAACTTTCGCAGCATGCCGCGCGAATGCCAAGCATGCTTCGTCCTATTGTCGATTTCCTGATTGGCAGTCGTGACAGCGATTCCCAAAGCAAAAGTGACGAGGGTAACAGGGCAGCACCCTGTGAGTCTGAGCTGCATAAGATCGTCGCCAGCTGGAAAGGCGTCGGGTTACAATCCGCGATACGTGACAAAGGACGGATTGTGCCTACGCGGTTACAGAGCCAACAAGTCGGCGAAGATGCATATTTCCTGAAAGAGGATGCGATCGGCATTGCGGACGGCGTCGGTGGCTGGGCGTCGTGCGTCCGTGCAGACCCTGCGCTGTTCTCGCGTCTCTTGATGCATTTCTGCTTTTCAGAGCTGAACAGATTGGATACCGCGCTCGTCCATGAAGTGGCTACCAGCGATGCGGAGAAAACTATCGCGCAGTGGATGCAGTGTGACCCTATAGAGGTACTGCAAGTCGCTTGGGAGCGATGCGTTCGTGCGTCAAAACGCGAAGGTATCATGGGCAGCTCTACTGCACTTCTTGCTGTTTTGCGCGGCAACGAGTTACGTGTTGCTAATATGGGCGACTGTGTGCTAATGCTCATTCGAGATGGACGTATGCTTTTCCGCACCTCGGAGCAGCAACACAGTTTTAACTTCCCTGTGCAGCTGGGAATGATGGATGCAACTGCAGAGAGTGTGAGTATTGCCTCTGCAttgtgcatgcacagaAATGCAATGATTCCCGACGGCGGAAAAGATAACGAACTCACGGATGTTACGCAGACTATGCGGGATCTGATTTATATGTATGATCACACGAGCTACGACCCTAAATGGGATAACCCACACGATGATGCGGGAAACTGGAGCATAAAAGTACAAGAAGGTGATATTGTGATCATGGCGTCCGATGGGCTGCTCGATAACTTATTTGACGAAGAGATTCTCGGTGAAAtccgcgctgtgcttgccAAATACAGAATCAAAGAGGCGTCTGATATTGTCAAAGAGATCGATTTGCCCTATTCCATTTCTAAAGCGCTGTGTAGAGCAGCCAAAGTTACCAGTGAGGACCCACGGGTCGTAGTAAGTCCATTCCAGCAGCAAGCGAGTGAAGAGGGCCTTTACTATGCCGGCGGCAAAAATGATGATATTACAGTACTGAGTGCAGTTGTTGCACACGCTGAATATGAGCGAGTGTGA